In Nevskiales bacterium, the DNA window ACCACTGGACGCGCTTCGGCCGGCATTACTACGTCCGCCACGACTACGAAGAACTGCCCGCCGATCGAGCACAGGCGGTGATGGCGACGCTGCGCGAAGCGCTCGGCACGCTGCCGGGCCGCAGTCTGGCGGACCTGTCAGTAACCGCCGCGGACGATTTCTGCTACCACGATCCGGTGGACGGCAGCGAGAGCCGGGGCCAGGGCCTGCGTGTCGTGTTCGGCGATGCCGCGCGCATCGTGCTGCGTCTGTCCGGCACCGGCACCGCCGGCGCCACCCTGCGCCTGTATCTGGAGCGCTACGCAACCGCCGCCGACCGCCTGGCGCTCGATCCCGCCGCCGTGCTGGCGCAGCTGGCGCAGGTCGCCGACGCGCTGGCCGGCATCCGGCGCATCACCGGCCGCGCAGAGCCTGATGTCGTGACCTAAGAAATAGAACAGGATGGTCAGGATTTAACAGGATGAACAGGATAAGAGCTTTCTTGCTCCAAGAAAGAATCCATCCTGATCATCCTGAAGCGTCCTGTTAATCCTGTTCTATTTCTTAAAAATGCCGGCGCTCGATCTTCTTCTCCAGCATGATCAGGGTCGCGATCTCCTCGATGGACATGTTGGCGGTGTTCACGAACGGGATGTTGTTGCGCGTGTACAGTTGCTCGGCCTGGCGCAGCTCGAAGCCGACCTGGTGCAGTGAGGCATACTTGCTGCCCGGACGGCGCTCGCTGCGCACCTGGTGCAGGCGCTCGGGCTCGCTGGTCAGACCGTAGAGCTTGGCCTGGTACTTGAGCAGGGCCGCCGGCAGCCGCGCCTTCTCCAGGTCGTCGTCGGTCAGCGGGTAGTTGGCCGCGAACACGCCGTGCTGCATGGCCATGTAAATGCAGGTCGGCGTCTTGCCGCAGCGCGAGGGGGCGATGATGATCACCTCGGCGCGGTCGTAGTCCTTGACCGTCTGGCCGTCGTCGTGGTGCAGCGCGTAGTTCATCGCCTCCATGCGCGCCCTGTAGCTGCTCTCGTCTGCCACGCCGTGGGCCCGGCCGATCGCGTGCGAGGATTTGACGTGCAGTTCCTGCTCGATCGGGCCGATGAAGGTGTCGAACAGGTCCAGGAACAGGCCGTCGGCGGTGCGCAGGATGCCGCGTATCTCGTCACTGACCGTGGTACTGAATATAATTGGCCGCAAACCGCTGGTTTTGGCCGCATGATTCACGTACTCGACCGTGGTGCGCGCCTTGTCCGCCGAGTTGATGAACGGCAGCGTCATCTGCTTGAACTCGGCCTCGTCGAACTGGGTCAGCAGCGTATGCCCAAGCGTTTCGGCCGTGATGCCGGTACGGTCGGAGATGAAGAAAACCGGGCGCTTCTGATCCAAGTCGGTTCCACCTAGGGTAGGTCAATGTCGAACAGTTACGTCATTCCCTTCGACCGGCTCCGCATGACCGACGTCGAGCGCGTGGGCGGCAAGAACGCCTCGCTGGGCGAGCTGATCAGCCAGCTGAGCCAGGCCGGCGTCAGCGTGCCGACCGGGTTCGCCACCACCGCCGAAGCCTACCGGGAGTTCCTCAAGCATGACAAGCTCGACCAGCGCATCGATGCCGCGCTGAAAACACTGGACGTGGATGACGTCGAGGCGCTGGCCAGGACCGGCGCCCAGATCCGCAAATGGGTCGTGGACGCTCCCTTCCCCAAAAAGCTCGACGAGGAAATTCGCGCCGCCTTCGCCGCGCTGGCCGCGGACAGCGGCCCGGACCCCGCCTTCGCCGTGCGCTCCTCGGCCACCGCCGAAGACCTGCCGGACGCCTCCTTCGCCGGCCAGCAGGAAACCTTCCTCAACGTGCGCGGCATCGACAACGTCATGCACGCGATCAAGGACGTGTTCGCCTCGCTGTTCAACGATCGCGCCATCTCCTACCGCGTGCACCAGGGCTACGAGCACAGCCAGGTGGCGCTGTCCGCCGGCGTGCAGCGCATGGTGCGCTCCGACATTGGCG includes these proteins:
- a CDS encoding pyruvate, water dikinase regulatory protein; the protein is MDQKRPVFFISDRTGITAETLGHTLLTQFDEAEFKQMTLPFINSADKARTTVEYVNHAAKTSGLRPIIFSTTVSDEIRGILRTADGLFLDLFDTFIGPIEQELHVKSSHAIGRAHGVADESSYRARMEAMNYALHHDDGQTVKDYDRAEVIIIAPSRCGKTPTCIYMAMQHGVFAANYPLTDDDLEKARLPAALLKYQAKLYGLTSEPERLHQVRSERRPGSKYASLHQVGFELRQAEQLYTRNNIPFVNTANMSIEEIATLIMLEKKIERRHF
- a CDS encoding PEP/pyruvate-binding domain-containing protein, with the protein product MSNSYVIPFDRLRMTDVERVGGKNASLGELISQLSQAGVSVPTGFATTAEAYREFLKHDKLDQRIDAALKTLDVDDVEALARTGAQIRKWVVDAPFPKKLDEEIRAAFAALAADSGPDPAFAVRSSATAEDLPDASFAGQQETFLNVRGIDNVMHAIKDVFASLFNDRAISYRVHQGYEHSQVALSAGVQRMVRSDIGASGVMFTIDTESGFKDVVFITASWGLGEAVVQGSVNPDEFYVYKPNLAAQRPAILRRTVGAKAIKMVYSQDKRIGRTVETVEVPAAERLKFCLTDADVEALARQAVIIERHYGRPMDIEWGKDGIDGEIYILQARPETVKAQASPDSLKRYRLKTRSKVLVSGRAIGQK